A stretch of the Bacillus sp. FJAT-18017 genome encodes the following:
- a CDS encoding putative glycoside hydrolase: MNYKTLIILLVSFLLIGCSNQGKSVGQPPPTASSLPEKPESGLAEKPMPERFKSPFSFEYPEDGVKGIYVTGPTVSVSRFDELLKLVETTELNSMVIDIKDDFGLLQYQPEKGSPFEEIGGPYIKDPEKLLKTLEEKEIYPIARVVVFKDNHLASQRPDLSFTENGKVWKNGRGESFVNPFMKEVWEYNVEIAKEAAKMGFKDIQFDYVRFPEGFETRDSSLKYSQGDYSKVKKDNVQKRVDAVTDFVAYAKKELEPYNVDVSVDIFGYSATLPEAPGIGQNFSKISANVDAISSMIYPSHWTSYFGIEKPDLQPYEIISEYAKHENKVLGALENRPVSRPWIQDFTASYLGAGNYKKYGKAEVEAQIRALNENGIDEFLLWNAANRYTKGVDYTPLTP; the protein is encoded by the coding sequence ATGAACTACAAAACTCTTATCATCTTATTGGTTTCTTTCCTGCTAATAGGATGCAGCAATCAGGGGAAAAGTGTTGGCCAGCCACCACCGACCGCGTCAAGCTTGCCCGAAAAACCAGAAAGTGGATTGGCTGAAAAGCCCATGCCTGAACGTTTTAAGTCCCCATTTTCTTTTGAATATCCTGAAGATGGTGTAAAAGGAATATATGTGACCGGACCAACTGTGAGCGTTTCAAGGTTCGATGAGCTTCTGAAGCTCGTTGAAACGACGGAATTGAATAGCATGGTCATCGATATAAAGGATGATTTTGGTTTACTGCAATATCAGCCCGAAAAAGGCTCACCATTTGAAGAGATTGGCGGCCCATACATAAAAGATCCTGAAAAACTATTAAAAACGTTGGAAGAAAAAGAGATTTACCCAATCGCCCGCGTGGTAGTCTTTAAGGATAACCACCTTGCATCACAGAGGCCGGACCTTAGTTTTACCGAAAACGGTAAGGTCTGGAAAAATGGGAGAGGCGAAAGCTTTGTTAATCCGTTTATGAAGGAAGTATGGGAATATAACGTGGAAATTGCCAAAGAAGCAGCCAAAATGGGCTTCAAGGACATCCAGTTCGATTATGTGCGTTTCCCCGAAGGTTTTGAAACAAGGGATAGCTCGCTTAAGTATTCCCAGGGAGATTACAGTAAAGTGAAAAAAGATAATGTCCAAAAAAGAGTCGATGCTGTAACCGATTTTGTCGCATATGCGAAGAAAGAACTGGAGCCTTACAATGTAGATGTCTCGGTTGATATTTTCGGCTATTCGGCCACTCTTCCGGAAGCTCCGGGAATTGGGCAGAACTTTTCCAAGATATCTGCCAATGTGGATGCCATTTCAAGCATGATTTACCCGAGCCACTGGACAAGCTATTTCGGAATTGAAAAGCCTGACCTGCAGCCGTACGAAATCATCAGTGAGTATGCCAAGCATGAAAATAAGGTACTGGGCGCATTGGAAAACCGCCCGGTCTCAAGGCCTTGGATCCAGGATTTCACCGCAAGCTATCTTGGAGCAGGGAACTATAAGAAATACGGAAAAGCCGAAGTGGAAGCCCAAATTCGCGCCTTAAATGAAAATGGAATTGACGAATTCCTACTATGGAATGCAGCTAACCGCTATACAAAAGGGGTAGACTATACTCCTCTTACACCTTAG
- a CDS encoding polysaccharide deacetylase family protein — translation MKSFIPILFAAIMLAACGGAKQSNESQDTEPIPSEETTETENVEKPQEIEEAAKENTEEAVEETQPVYKLNEANWVIERLDGSKEKNVLITIDDAPDKHSLEMAEILNRLGVKAIFFVNGHFLDTPEEEERLKKIHDMGFAIGNHTYSHPNLTQISEEEQKQEIVSLNKRVKEITGVSPAFFRAPFGMNTDYSKEIAAQEGMMLMNWTYGYDWEKKYQNPDSLSEIMVGSPYLTNGANLLMHDREWTKDALEDIVKGLQSKGYSIADPDLIEAPKRAN, via the coding sequence ATGAAATCATTTATTCCCATTTTATTTGCTGCTATCATGCTTGCCGCATGCGGTGGAGCCAAGCAAAGCAATGAATCCCAAGACACAGAACCTATACCCTCAGAGGAAACGACGGAAACGGAAAATGTAGAAAAACCTCAGGAAATAGAAGAGGCTGCTAAGGAAAACACGGAGGAAGCTGTCGAAGAAACCCAGCCAGTCTATAAACTGAATGAAGCCAATTGGGTAATCGAACGGCTGGATGGGTCAAAGGAAAAAAATGTCCTAATCACAATCGATGATGCACCTGACAAGCATTCGCTTGAAATGGCCGAGATTCTCAACAGGCTTGGCGTAAAAGCGATTTTTTTCGTGAATGGGCATTTTCTTGACACTCCCGAAGAAGAGGAAAGATTGAAAAAGATCCATGATATGGGCTTTGCCATTGGCAACCATACATATTCGCATCCAAACTTGACGCAAATATCAGAAGAGGAACAGAAGCAGGAAATCGTCAGCTTGAATAAACGGGTAAAAGAAATCACCGGTGTTTCGCCTGCCTTTTTTAGAGCACCTTTCGGCATGAATACGGATTATTCCAAAGAGATTGCCGCACAGGAAGGCATGATGCTGATGAACTGGACGTATGGCTATGACTGGGAGAAGAAATACCAGAACCCCGATTCTTTGTCTGAAATCATGGTCGGCAGCCCGTACCTCACCAACGGGGCAAACCTTTTAATGCATGATCGCGAGTGGACGAAAGACGCACTTGAGGATATCGTCAAAGGGCTGCAATCCAAAGGATATTCCATTGCCGATCCCGATTTGATTGAGGCCCCTAAAAGAGCAAATTAA
- a CDS encoding glycoside hydrolase family 3 protein produces MDLILKKIISSSLVVFLTFSFFVLQVSGEKRQQTAPPVIDARVKQKLTVDGKTFKDLNGNGQLDPYENWQLSDEERVRDLISKMTLEEKSGLLLIPEFPKFQEGKLVLPNKMLDQSTRYFIFREFPSADVIANYNNQLQEAAERTRLGIPAVIISNPRNHASTAPDLQAPGQFSYWPDPLGLAATCDLNLISEFARISGREFRASGIRKLYGYSADVSTDPEWPRIDETFGEDPRIISDIIFRIVKGYQGDILNENSVSTTVRHFPGGGAREEGKDPHFEEGRYNIYPTEGSLVRYHIPPFRAAIEADATSIMPYYAYPSNESADQGLPRFSAEQQFDEVGFAMNRGFITDYLRGQLGFLGYVNSDTSAVIDKAWGALDLPVEQRFAKALNSGTNIFSGVANPTPIISAVNQGLVSMDRVNRSATYLLTEMMKLGLFENPYVDTNNALEVANDPASQERADLAHRKSVVLLRNDNNLLPLTDEKIQGVRLFVEMFPAGTNGAATQRLREAIRKHDNNITLTDNLENATHALIWIMPKQDLLKRFPQLLIGPETEVSQIDRINQIQKRVPTITAINLRSPWLLNNVEPNAVSFIATFGTKPEALIDVIRGRFNPVGKLPFTMPANQQAIDNEVGDIPGFREDPSYVYRAKSGDEYIYNFGLSYNTARNERNSFFEKLKDFFSQ; encoded by the coding sequence GTGGATTTAATTCTGAAGAAAATAATTTCTTCCTCTTTAGTTGTTTTTTTAACGTTTTCTTTTTTTGTTCTCCAGGTGAGTGGTGAAAAAAGACAACAAACGGCGCCGCCTGTAATTGATGCTAGAGTTAAACAGAAATTAACGGTTGATGGAAAAACCTTTAAGGATTTAAACGGGAATGGACAGCTAGACCCTTATGAAAACTGGCAGCTTTCCGATGAGGAACGGGTGCGGGACTTGATTTCTAAAATGACTTTGGAGGAGAAATCGGGATTGCTGCTTATACCAGAATTTCCCAAGTTCCAGGAAGGGAAGCTGGTCCTCCCAAATAAAATGCTCGATCAGAGCACCCGTTATTTTATATTTCGGGAATTCCCTAGTGCAGATGTGATTGCAAATTATAATAACCAGCTTCAGGAAGCAGCTGAGAGGACAAGGTTAGGGATTCCGGCTGTAATTATTTCCAATCCGAGAAATCATGCTTCGACTGCTCCAGATTTACAGGCTCCAGGACAGTTTTCTTACTGGCCAGATCCCTTGGGTCTAGCAGCTACATGCGATTTGAATCTTATTTCGGAATTTGCACGAATTTCAGGAAGAGAGTTCAGGGCCTCAGGTATCCGTAAGCTATATGGGTATTCGGCTGATGTATCGACCGATCCAGAATGGCCAAGGATTGATGAAACTTTTGGTGAAGATCCAAGGATTATTTCAGATATCATATTTAGAATTGTTAAAGGGTATCAGGGTGATATCCTAAATGAAAACAGTGTATCCACCACTGTTAGGCATTTCCCAGGCGGAGGAGCGCGTGAAGAGGGGAAGGATCCTCATTTTGAAGAAGGCCGATATAATATTTATCCGACAGAAGGCAGTCTGGTGAGGTACCATATTCCACCTTTCCGGGCAGCGATTGAGGCCGATGCGACGTCAATCATGCCTTATTACGCGTATCCAAGTAATGAAAGTGCGGACCAGGGCTTGCCACGGTTTAGTGCGGAACAGCAGTTTGATGAAGTTGGCTTTGCAATGAACAGAGGCTTTATTACCGACTACCTCCGCGGCCAGCTTGGTTTCCTTGGCTATGTAAACTCCGATACGAGTGCCGTTATCGACAAAGCGTGGGGGGCTCTAGATTTGCCAGTTGAACAAAGGTTTGCGAAAGCATTGAACTCAGGCACGAATATTTTCTCTGGTGTTGCAAATCCAACTCCAATCATTTCCGCAGTTAACCAAGGATTGGTAAGTATGGATAGAGTAAACCGGTCTGCAACCTATTTGTTGACTGAGATGATGAAGCTGGGCCTTTTTGAAAATCCTTATGTAGACACAAATAATGCTCTTGAAGTGGCGAATGATCCTGCTTCACAAGAACGTGCTGATTTGGCGCATCGCAAGTCCGTAGTCTTATTGAGGAATGACAATAATTTATTGCCATTAACGGATGAAAAAATCCAGGGAGTTAGGCTTTTTGTGGAGATGTTCCCAGCAGGAACGAATGGAGCAGCAACACAAAGGCTTAGAGAAGCAATTCGTAAACACGATAATAATATTACGTTAACAGACAACCTGGAGAATGCAACGCATGCTCTTATCTGGATTATGCCAAAGCAAGACTTATTAAAACGATTCCCTCAGTTGTTAATCGGGCCTGAAACTGAAGTCAGCCAAATTGACAGAATCAATCAAATACAAAAGAGGGTTCCAACGATCACGGCTATCAACTTGAGAAGCCCATGGCTGCTCAATAATGTTGAGCCGAATGCTGTATCTTTTATTGCTACTTTTGGAACGAAGCCAGAGGCATTAATTGATGTTATCCGCGGCAGATTTAATCCTGTTGGGAAACTTCCTTTTACGATGCCGGCCAACCAACAGGCAATCGACAATGAAGTAGGAGATATCCCAGGATTCAGGGAAGATCCGTCCTATGTTTATCGTGCGAAGAGCGGGGATGAGTATATTTATAATTTCGGTCTCTCCTATAATACGGCAAGAAATGAGCGGAATAGCTTCTTCGAAAAATTGAAGGATTTTTTTAGTCAATAA
- the ftsZ gene encoding cell division protein FtsZ produces MLEFETNIDQFATIKVIGVGGGGNNAVNRMIEDGVQGVEFIAVNTDAQALNMSKAEVTMQIGSSLTRGLGAGANPEIGRKAVEESKQQIREALQGADMVFVTAGMGGGTGTGAAPEIANIARELGALTIGVVTRPFTFEGRKRAQNAAAGIERMKEAVNTLIIIPNERLLQIVDKKTPMIEAFREADNVLRQGVQGISDLIAVPGLINLDFADVKTIMSNKGTALMGIGMASGENRAAQAAKRAISSPLLETSINGAKGVLMNITGGMNLSLFEVQEAADIVAAATDEQLNMIFGSVINENLEKEIMVTVIATGFDHDEKEAPPSNTSRRSGDMNANSRGQYQAQSRQREPIAYAESGNYNEAQNYSQSGSFGQSGNYSQSGNHRHTPDYEEPADYERDTQEQDDSLDIPSFFRNRRKRR; encoded by the coding sequence ATGCTAGAATTTGAAACCAATATCGATCAATTTGCCACTATAAAAGTAATTGGGGTTGGCGGCGGCGGAAATAATGCCGTGAACCGAATGATTGAGGACGGTGTGCAGGGAGTGGAGTTTATAGCTGTGAATACAGATGCGCAGGCTCTCAACATGTCAAAAGCGGAGGTCACAATGCAAATCGGCAGTTCCCTGACCAGGGGCTTGGGGGCGGGGGCAAATCCCGAGATCGGCAGAAAGGCTGTCGAGGAAAGCAAGCAGCAGATCAGGGAGGCACTACAAGGTGCCGACATGGTGTTCGTAACTGCAGGAATGGGCGGCGGAACCGGTACCGGAGCTGCGCCGGAGATTGCCAACATCGCGCGCGAACTTGGCGCACTAACAATTGGAGTGGTGACTCGTCCGTTCACTTTTGAAGGCCGTAAGCGGGCACAAAATGCAGCAGCCGGAATTGAAAGGATGAAGGAAGCTGTTAATACCTTAATCATCATTCCAAACGAGCGATTGCTGCAAATCGTCGACAAGAAAACGCCGATGATTGAAGCGTTCCGTGAGGCGGACAATGTCCTCAGACAGGGTGTCCAAGGCATTTCCGACTTGATCGCCGTCCCAGGGTTGATTAACTTGGACTTTGCTGACGTGAAGACAATCATGTCCAACAAAGGAACTGCGCTAATGGGCATCGGCATGGCTTCAGGCGAAAACCGTGCTGCTCAAGCTGCCAAGAGGGCCATCTCTTCTCCGCTTCTTGAAACAAGCATCAATGGCGCGAAAGGAGTGCTGATGAACATCACAGGCGGCATGAACCTCAGTTTGTTTGAAGTCCAGGAAGCGGCCGATATTGTGGCAGCTGCAACAGATGAACAGCTTAACATGATTTTTGGATCGGTCATCAATGAAAACCTGGAAAAAGAAATCATGGTCACCGTGATTGCGACCGGATTCGATCATGATGAAAAGGAAGCTCCGCCGTCGAATACATCGCGCCGTTCTGGAGACATGAATGCCAATTCGCGTGGGCAATACCAGGCTCAATCGAGACAGCGAGAGCCCATTGCCTATGCAGAATCGGGGAATTACAACGAAGCCCAAAACTACAGCCAGTCCGGCAGCTTTGGCCAATCGGGAAACTACAGCCAATCCGGCAATCACCGCCACACGCCTGACTACGAAGAGCCTGCGGATTACGAACGGGATACCCAGGAGCAAGACGATTCGCTTGATATACCATCGTTCTTCCGGAACCGAAGAAAAAGGCGGTAA
- a CDS encoding esterase family protein, producing the protein MHIEHLRHWSGELGREMLLNRYGHSGMPIVVFPSSGGTHTEYHDFGMIDVCHDFIESGKVQFFTLSSIDSESWLHDSKPAHDRALAHEAYDRYVITEAIPFIKHKTGWFDPMMTTGCSMGAYHALNFFLRHPDVFQTTIALSGIYDARYFFGDYGNDPLVYQNSPSDYIWNQNDGWFIDRYRSAKIIICTGLGDWEQDGLPSYFTLKEAFKEKQIPASFVEWGEDVSHDWIWWRRQMPYYLEKLLTF; encoded by the coding sequence ATGCATATAGAACATTTAAGACATTGGAGTGGCGAATTAGGGCGTGAAATGCTGTTGAACAGATATGGACACAGTGGCATGCCAATCGTCGTTTTTCCTTCATCTGGAGGGACGCACACTGAATATCATGATTTTGGAATGATTGATGTGTGTCATGACTTTATTGAATCCGGAAAAGTTCAGTTTTTTACATTGTCTAGTATCGATAGCGAAAGTTGGCTGCACGACTCAAAACCAGCGCATGACCGTGCATTAGCTCATGAAGCATATGACCGTTATGTGATAACAGAAGCTATTCCATTTATTAAACATAAAACAGGTTGGTTTGATCCAATGATGACAACGGGGTGTAGCATGGGGGCTTATCATGCCTTGAACTTTTTCTTGAGGCATCCGGATGTTTTCCAAACAACCATTGCACTTAGCGGTATTTACGATGCACGGTACTTTTTTGGGGATTACGGAAATGATCCGCTTGTATACCAAAATTCACCGAGTGATTATATATGGAATCAAAATGACGGCTGGTTTATTGATCGATATCGGTCAGCAAAGATCATTATTTGTACCGGGCTGGGTGATTGGGAACAGGATGGGCTGCCTTCATACTTTACATTAAAAGAAGCCTTTAAAGAAAAACAAATTCCAGCATCGTTTGTTGAGTGGGGCGAAGATGTTTCGCATGATTGGATTTGGTGGAGACGCCAAATGCCGTATTATTTAGAGAAGTTACTTACTTTCTAG
- a CDS encoding ATP-grasp domain-containing protein, whose protein sequence is MNYILISPYYPANFQPFAHRLKKAGVNVLGIGEEPYNQLGSELQNSLTEYYRVNNLEDVDEVKRAVAFLFYKHGPIDRIESNNEHWLELDAQLREQFNVYGNKTDDVKKVKYKSEMKKLFKKAEVPVVEGRIVKTKEGLFKAIDELGLPVIAKPDNGVGSAATFKLNSEEAVHYFAEEWGEAQVYFLEPFVEGGVLCTFDGLVDQKGNIVFQTSFTYNVPTLELVNGQLDMAYVIQKEIDPRLETYGKAIVKAFGMKERFFHIEFFQLEDGDYVALEYNNRLAGGYTVDMYNFAYSIDLFAQYASLVTGGEFKKSDAENQFCVGVTQRDAYEYKHGTNAIYERFGDRVKFAQRIPEAFAKLQGNQFYAIIADSQEEVDEIIRFVHERNN, encoded by the coding sequence ATGAATTATATTTTGATATCGCCATATTATCCAGCTAATTTCCAGCCATTCGCTCATCGTTTAAAAAAAGCAGGTGTCAATGTTTTAGGAATTGGCGAAGAGCCATATAACCAATTAGGTTCCGAATTACAAAACTCTTTAACTGAATATTATCGTGTAAATAATTTAGAAGATGTAGACGAAGTGAAACGTGCTGTTGCATTTTTATTTTATAAACATGGTCCAATTGACCGGATTGAATCCAATAATGAGCACTGGCTGGAACTTGATGCGCAGCTTCGGGAGCAATTTAACGTGTACGGCAATAAAACAGATGACGTGAAAAAAGTTAAGTATAAATCTGAAATGAAGAAGTTGTTTAAAAAAGCAGAAGTGCCTGTCGTAGAAGGAAGAATCGTAAAAACGAAAGAGGGATTATTCAAAGCCATTGATGAATTAGGACTGCCGGTTATTGCTAAACCTGATAACGGAGTAGGGTCGGCTGCCACCTTTAAATTGAATTCAGAAGAGGCTGTACATTATTTTGCAGAAGAATGGGGAGAAGCACAAGTGTACTTCTTGGAACCATTTGTCGAAGGAGGCGTGCTTTGTACATTTGATGGTTTAGTGGACCAGAAAGGGAACATTGTTTTCCAAACAAGCTTTACATATAATGTACCAACTCTGGAGCTGGTTAATGGTCAACTTGATATGGCTTATGTGATTCAAAAAGAAATTGATCCAAGGCTTGAAACGTATGGTAAGGCAATCGTGAAAGCATTTGGCATGAAAGAACGCTTTTTCCATATTGAGTTTTTTCAATTGGAAGATGGGGATTATGTTGCACTTGAATACAATAATCGCTTGGCTGGCGGCTACACGGTGGATATGTACAATTTCGCGTACTCCATTGATTTATTTGCTCAGTATGCTTCTTTAGTGACAGGCGGTGAATTTAAGAAATCCGATGCTGAAAACCAGTTCTGTGTAGGTGTAACACAGCGTGATGCGTATGAGTATAAACATGGTACGAATGCTATTTATGAACGATTTGGCGATCGTGTGAAGTTTGCACAGCGCATACCAGAAGCGTTTGCGAAGCTCCAAGGAAATCAATTTTATGCGATTATTGCAGATTCGCAGGAAGAAGTCGATGAGATTATCCGTTTTGTACATGAACGAAATAATTAG
- a CDS encoding alpha/beta hydrolase gives MNESYFYLKLETHELYMPYKNEERRVRVLLPKNYDKDESESYPVVYMHDGQNVFYSSESYSGFSWKVIPAIKQNPDLPRMIVVGIDHGDQERINEYTPWKITESPLPEDFELGGRGADFAEFVMTVVKPFIDGHYRTKSDKYHTAMIGSSLGGNISAFMGIEYKDQIGGLGIFSLANWITNKAFDSYIAGRVLDPEQRVYIQVGTQEGDDADRQLMYGNMKQAYIDCSLKYYKQLLKGSVPIDSIRLNIFADEEHNEKAWAKHLPECLRFLSEKWS, from the coding sequence TTGAACGAATCCTATTTTTATTTAAAACTAGAAACACATGAATTATATATGCCTTATAAAAATGAAGAACGTCGCGTGCGGGTTTTATTGCCGAAAAACTATGATAAAGATGAGTCTGAAAGTTATCCGGTCGTCTATATGCATGATGGACAAAACGTTTTCTACAGTAGTGAATCTTATAGCGGGTTTTCATGGAAAGTGATCCCGGCAATTAAACAAAATCCCGATTTGCCGAGAATGATTGTTGTTGGGATTGATCATGGTGATCAAGAGCGAATTAATGAATATACGCCTTGGAAAATTACTGAAAGCCCACTTCCTGAAGATTTCGAGCTAGGCGGAAGAGGCGCGGACTTTGCTGAGTTTGTCATGACAGTCGTGAAACCGTTTATAGATGGGCATTACCGAACAAAATCAGATAAATATCATACAGCGATGATTGGCAGTTCACTTGGAGGAAATATTTCGGCTTTTATGGGTATTGAATATAAAGATCAAATTGGTGGATTAGGTATTTTTTCTTTAGCCAATTGGATTACTAATAAAGCCTTTGACAGCTATATTGCTGGGCGTGTGTTGGATCCTGAACAACGCGTGTACATTCAAGTTGGGACCCAGGAAGGCGATGATGCAGACCGGCAATTGATGTATGGCAATATGAAGCAGGCTTATATCGATTGCTCGCTTAAGTATTATAAACAACTACTAAAAGGCTCTGTTCCAATTGATAGCATTCGTTTAAATATTTTTGCGGATGAGGAACATAATGAAAAAGCTTGGGCAAAACACTTACCAGAATGTTTGCGTTTCTTAAGTGAGAAGTGGTCTTGA
- a CDS encoding Arm DNA-binding domain-containing protein has translation MSKKDKNGTYYFVLENGRDTNGKRSRIKRRGFKKISEAKAAMAELTLDYKRVPFSRKTRCH, from the coding sequence ATATCCAAAAAAGATAAGAATGGAACATATTATTTTGTTCTAGAGAACGGTAGAGACACGAATGGCAAACGGTCAAGAATAAAAAGGCGTGGCTTTAAGAAAATAAGCGAGGCCAAAGCAGCAATGGCGGAACTTACTTTGGATTACAAAAGGGTACCTTTTTCAAGGAAAACAAGATGTCATTAG
- a CDS encoding N-terminal phage integrase SAM-like domain-containing protein → MSLGAYLEYWLENYAKTNLKPKTFAEYKKIINTHLSPSLGNISLNELKTVQLAKLLQRKVKYLIGSNSDTPSSYSFQGPE, encoded by the coding sequence ATGTCATTAGGAGCGTATCTTGAGTATTGGCTAGAGAATTATGCTAAAACAAATCTCAAACCTAAAACCTTTGCTGAATACAAGAAAATTATTAATACTCATCTCTCCCCTTCTCTAGGAAACATCTCACTAAACGAATTAAAAACCGTTCAACTTGCAAAATTATTACAAAGAAAAGTTAAATACCTTATCGGCTCAAACAGTGACACACCATCATCGTATTCTTTCCAAGGCCCTGAATGA
- a CDS encoding tyrosine-type recombinase/integrase produces the protein MKTLSVEQLNLLLKIAKERTPVYFPVIYAAAHTGMRKSELIGLSWVNVDFTAGKFYIRQTITEANGKYFFNEIPKGEKPRGIRLTNKLIFLLEKLKEQNDRRKVILGESFNPRNLVFCNSKGSILTPAEISRALKRCLKAANLPDIRFHDLRHPMLPFC, from the coding sequence ATAAAAACATTAAGCGTCGAGCAGCTCAACCTTTTGTTAAAGATCGCAAAGGAGAGAACACCGGTATATTTCCCAGTTATATATGCGGCAGCTCATACAGGAATGAGAAAAAGCGAGTTAATTGGCCTCTCTTGGGTGAACGTAGATTTCACGGCTGGTAAGTTTTATATTCGCCAAACCATAACTGAAGCCAATGGAAAGTACTTCTTTAATGAAATACCCAAGGGTGAAAAGCCTAGAGGGATAAGGTTAACCAACAAGTTGATATTTCTACTCGAAAAACTAAAGGAACAAAACGATCGCCGAAAGGTAATCCTTGGCGAATCCTTTAATCCACGAAACTTAGTTTTTTGTAATTCAAAAGGCAGTATCTTGACTCCCGCTGAAATATCAAGAGCATTAAAAAGGTGTTTAAAAGCGGCTAACCTCCCCGATATCCGGTTTCATGATCTCAGGCATCCCATGCTACCATTTTGTTAA
- a CDS encoding DUF2621 domain-containing protein, giving the protein MLDILKELMIVIWVFLLFGLMAIGGFFMFRKFLKKLPKEDGKSIMDWEEYYVNQSRHLWPDDQKTFLEELVTPVPELFRDVARHKIAGKIGELALKEKVNKIDQDLVIKGYIMATPKRDHKFLKKTLHEKQIDLTPYQHLF; this is encoded by the coding sequence ATGCTAGATATTTTAAAAGAATTAATGATTGTGATATGGGTCTTTTTATTATTCGGGTTAATGGCTATTGGCGGCTTTTTCATGTTCCGTAAATTCCTTAAGAAGCTTCCTAAAGAAGATGGCAAATCGATCATGGATTGGGAAGAGTATTATGTCAATCAGTCACGCCATCTATGGCCGGATGACCAAAAGACGTTTCTTGAAGAACTTGTCACACCTGTTCCTGAGCTGTTCCGTGATGTAGCAAGGCATAAGATTGCCGGAAAAATTGGCGAACTTGCCTTAAAAGAAAAAGTAAACAAGATTGACCAGGACCTCGTCATAAAAGGATATATCATGGCGACCCCAAAGCGAGACCACAAATTTTTGAAAAAGACGTTACATGAAAAACAAATTGACCTGACTCCATACCAGCACTTATTTTAG
- a CDS encoding CcdC family protein — translation MNLALASTVVALGMATMAMFVRMKAAKKPATALKIIIPPIGMSTGALMYIVPEFRLTGLEIVEAVVIGMLFSILLIKTSSFEVKDEQIYVKRSKAFFFILIGLLIVRLIMKLVLSATIDFGELSGMFFLLAFSMILPWRIAMYREFKKLQNEISRTKQPA, via the coding sequence ATGAATCTTGCCCTTGCATCAACAGTTGTCGCATTAGGCATGGCTACAATGGCTATGTTTGTCAGGATGAAGGCAGCGAAAAAACCTGCCACAGCCCTAAAAATCATCATTCCTCCAATTGGTATGAGCACGGGAGCACTGATGTATATCGTGCCGGAATTCCGTCTCACAGGACTAGAGATCGTCGAAGCAGTTGTCATCGGGATGTTATTTTCAATTTTGTTGATAAAAACTTCTTCATTTGAGGTAAAGGATGAACAAATATATGTAAAACGCTCGAAAGCATTTTTCTTTATCCTAATTGGCCTGCTTATCGTCCGGCTAATCATGAAGTTAGTACTGAGTGCGACGATCGACTTCGGGGAATTATCCGGGATGTTCTTCCTTCTGGCATTCTCAATGATCCTACCGTGGCGAATAGCCATGTACCGCGAATTTAAAAAACTGCAGAACGAAATCTCTCGTACAAAACAGCCGGCCTGA